In Electrophorus electricus isolate fEleEle1 chromosome 1, fEleEle1.pri, whole genome shotgun sequence, a single window of DNA contains:
- the drc3 gene encoding dynein regulatory complex subunit 3 isoform X1 translates to MNRIYKTMEPSVVDEQMLQKAVEEQGPQDQAGRIAKEEGIQYHEVIQLRLDYRNILKIDHLWEFTSLTKLQLHNNLIEKIQGLEKLINLEWLDLSFNNIQVIEGLDTLVKLQDLSLYNNYISVIENMDPLKNLQIFSLGNNLISQLDNVIYLRKFKNLRTLNLAGNPVCKEENYTIFVAAYISDLVYLDFRPLDEQTRQKAFTQYQYAIEEMRHNDLQEQRATEAQKNNEEELQLHKDAFVEHLNGSHLFDSMYADDAEAAKLAYLPGVATLLESYQTQLVALCVQIFEVGLTQHTCRQNEMDAFFTGFQDAVADNQQRGAEIAADFERSRRQVMAGMQQAANNRLEARISNYRDEITQLCHTLMTLELQLVGQLEDITKDFERNISDMVGGFIEYVQGLFVQCRDLENHHHEKLLEIAVATLEKVAKNELEEDLPDDVRLLFVDKDTAVSAVSASHDTHLLKIDNREDELMTRINSWMTALIKSIHDEEIKRNRKRISEIHNYVDYVREQLEELHLQEHQ, encoded by the exons ATGAACAGGATATATAAAACAATGGAACCCAGTGTGGTTGATGAGCAGATGCTCCAAAAAGCAGTTGAGGAGCAGGGACCTCAAGACCAGGCTGGCCGTATCGCCAAAGAGGAGGGTATCCAGTACCACGAAGTGATTCAACTGCGCCTGGACtacagaa ACATCTTAAAGATTGACCATTTATGGGAGTTCACTTCATTAACAAAGCTTCAACTACATAATAACCTTATTGAGAAGATACAGGGCTTAGAGAAGCTCATCAACCTTGAATGGCTTG ATTTGTCTTTCAATAATATTCAGGTTATTGAGGGATTGGACACACTTGTGAAACTTCAAGACCTGAGTTTGTACAACAATTATATTTCTGTCATAGAGAACATGGATccactgaaaaacttacaaatCTTTTCTCTTGGTAACAATTTGATCTCCCAGCTCGATAAT GTAATATACCTAAGAAAATTTAAGAACTTGCGTACGCTCAACCTTGCTGGAAATCCAGTCTGCAAAGAGGAAAACTACACGATTTTTGTGGCTGCATACATATCAGACCTGGTTTACCTGGATTTCAGACCACTGGATGAACAAACG AGACAAAAGGCCTTTACGCAGTACCAGTATGCCATTGAGGAGATGAGGCACAATGACCTGCAGGAGCAGAGGGCAACGGAGGCTCAGAAAAACAATGAAGAAGAGCTCCAACTGCACAAG GATGCATTTGTGGAGCACTTGAATGGGTCACATCTGTTTGACAGCATGTACGCAGATGATGCTGAGGCAGCTAAATTGGCATACCTCCCTGGAGTGGCCACGCTACTAGAATC ATACCAGACCCAGCTGGTGGCATTATGTGTGCAGATATTTGAAGTAGgtttaacacaacacacatgcaggcagaatGAAATGGATGCCTTCTTCACCGGTTTCCAAGACGCAGTGGCTGACAATCAGCAGCGAGGCGCTGAGATAGCAGCTGACTTTGAGAGGTCCAGGAGACAG GTGATGGCAGGGATGCAGCAGGCAGCGAACAACAGATTGGAGGCCCGAATCAGTAATTATAGAGATGAAATCACCCAGCTCTGTCACACTCTCATGACACTGGAGCTGCAGCTGGTGGGCCAGCTAGAG GACATCACTAAAGACTTTGAGAGGAACATTTCGGACATGGTTGGAGGGTTCATTGAATATGTCCAAGGATT ATTTGTTCAGTGCCGTGATCTGGAGAACCACCACCATGAGAAATTGCTGGAGATTGCTGTGGCAACACTAGAAAAGGTGGCTAAGAATGAGCTGGAGGAGGATTTGCCTGATGACGTTCGCTTG CTCTTTGTGGATAAGGACACTGCGGTCAGTGCTGTCAGCGCCTCCCATgacacacacctgctgaagATTGACAACAGGGAGGACGAGCTCATGACACGGATAAACAGCTGGATGACTGCACTAATAAAGTCG ATACATGATGAAGAGATCAAGCGGAATCGCAAACGCATCTCGGAGATTCATAACTACGTCGATTATGTAAGGGAGCAGCTTGAGGAGTTGCATTTGCAAGAGCACCAGTAA
- the drc3 gene encoding dynein regulatory complex subunit 3 isoform X2 — translation MNRIYKTMEPSVVDEQMLQKAVEEQGPQDQAGRIAKEEGIQYHEVIQLRLDYRNILKIDHLWEFTSLTKLQLHNNLIEKIQGLEKLINLEWLENMDPLKNLQIFSLGNNLISQLDNVIYLRKFKNLRTLNLAGNPVCKEENYTIFVAAYISDLVYLDFRPLDEQTRQKAFTQYQYAIEEMRHNDLQEQRATEAQKNNEEELQLHKDAFVEHLNGSHLFDSMYADDAEAAKLAYLPGVATLLESYQTQLVALCVQIFEVGLTQHTCRQNEMDAFFTGFQDAVADNQQRGAEIAADFERSRRQVMAGMQQAANNRLEARISNYRDEITQLCHTLMTLELQLVGQLEDITKDFERNISDMVGGFIEYVQGLFVQCRDLENHHHEKLLEIAVATLEKVAKNELEEDLPDDVRLLFVDKDTAVSAVSASHDTHLLKIDNREDELMTRINSWMTALIKSIHDEEIKRNRKRISEIHNYVDYVREQLEELHLQEHQ, via the exons ATGAACAGGATATATAAAACAATGGAACCCAGTGTGGTTGATGAGCAGATGCTCCAAAAAGCAGTTGAGGAGCAGGGACCTCAAGACCAGGCTGGCCGTATCGCCAAAGAGGAGGGTATCCAGTACCACGAAGTGATTCAACTGCGCCTGGACtacagaa ACATCTTAAAGATTGACCATTTATGGGAGTTCACTTCATTAACAAAGCTTCAACTACATAATAACCTTATTGAGAAGATACAGGGCTTAGAGAAGCTCATCAACCTTGAATGGCTTG AGAACATGGATccactgaaaaacttacaaatCTTTTCTCTTGGTAACAATTTGATCTCCCAGCTCGATAAT GTAATATACCTAAGAAAATTTAAGAACTTGCGTACGCTCAACCTTGCTGGAAATCCAGTCTGCAAAGAGGAAAACTACACGATTTTTGTGGCTGCATACATATCAGACCTGGTTTACCTGGATTTCAGACCACTGGATGAACAAACG AGACAAAAGGCCTTTACGCAGTACCAGTATGCCATTGAGGAGATGAGGCACAATGACCTGCAGGAGCAGAGGGCAACGGAGGCTCAGAAAAACAATGAAGAAGAGCTCCAACTGCACAAG GATGCATTTGTGGAGCACTTGAATGGGTCACATCTGTTTGACAGCATGTACGCAGATGATGCTGAGGCAGCTAAATTGGCATACCTCCCTGGAGTGGCCACGCTACTAGAATC ATACCAGACCCAGCTGGTGGCATTATGTGTGCAGATATTTGAAGTAGgtttaacacaacacacatgcaggcagaatGAAATGGATGCCTTCTTCACCGGTTTCCAAGACGCAGTGGCTGACAATCAGCAGCGAGGCGCTGAGATAGCAGCTGACTTTGAGAGGTCCAGGAGACAG GTGATGGCAGGGATGCAGCAGGCAGCGAACAACAGATTGGAGGCCCGAATCAGTAATTATAGAGATGAAATCACCCAGCTCTGTCACACTCTCATGACACTGGAGCTGCAGCTGGTGGGCCAGCTAGAG GACATCACTAAAGACTTTGAGAGGAACATTTCGGACATGGTTGGAGGGTTCATTGAATATGTCCAAGGATT ATTTGTTCAGTGCCGTGATCTGGAGAACCACCACCATGAGAAATTGCTGGAGATTGCTGTGGCAACACTAGAAAAGGTGGCTAAGAATGAGCTGGAGGAGGATTTGCCTGATGACGTTCGCTTG CTCTTTGTGGATAAGGACACTGCGGTCAGTGCTGTCAGCGCCTCCCATgacacacacctgctgaagATTGACAACAGGGAGGACGAGCTCATGACACGGATAAACAGCTGGATGACTGCACTAATAAAGTCG ATACATGATGAAGAGATCAAGCGGAATCGCAAACGCATCTCGGAGATTCATAACTACGTCGATTATGTAAGGGAGCAGCTTGAGGAGTTGCATTTGCAAGAGCACCAGTAA